The nucleotide sequence TGTCGAGGCGGGTGGCCGGTGCCGAACCGAGCAGCGCGGAGATCACCTCGACGTGGCGCAGCGAGACCTCGCCGGAGGCGAACACGGTGGCGGTCGCCGGGAGCCGGGCGGGCAGCGGGGTGCCATCGAGCCCGGTCCGGGTGGTGACGGCCTCGGCGGCGGTGGTGAAGCGCCGGGCACGGCGGGGTTCCCAGCGCAGCAGGTCGGCCAGTGCGGTTGCGGGGCTGCGGTAGCCGCGCTCGGTGTAGATGCCGCGTTGCCGGGCGGCGGCCAGCGCGGCGACGGCGGCGTGGTCGAGGCGCCGCGCGGTGGCTTCGAGGGCGATCTGGAGCGCGCAGATCTCGTCGTCGGTGGCGGTGCCGAGCAGCGCGGTGAGGTCGTCGACGGCCGCGTCGAGGCGGGCGTGCGCGGCGGCGACCCGTTCGTACATATGTTCGAGTCTAGCGGTTTTAGTCCATGTTCGACAGTCCGTTGTCGCAGGTGGACGACCGTTCGTCGGTTTGCGATCGCGAACGGTTGAGTGGTCGTCCGCTCCGACCGGGACTGCGGTGCGAAGCATCCCGGCAGGCGGGGGCGTGGGTCGGCTCGGACGGCGATCGGTCCCCGCTGTGGCGCGAGTAGTGGTGGCGCGGCGACCGGTGCGGCGATCCAGTGCGGAACGGGGACTGAGAGTGCGATGCCTGCCGGCAGGTGAGATGAGCAGCGTGGTCATCGGTGCATCGATCGACCGGATCCGTGGCGCAGGTCGTCGCGGCACTCCGGCGCCCTGTCCGGTCCGGCGCCGAGTCGGCCTCGCGGCGGGAGGCGCCGCCGACCGGGGTGCAACCGTCCCGCGTCCAGCGGGTCATGGTTGTGATGCGTCCGGAGCGGCGGCTCGCGTAACTCTCGGGCGAGGGTGTCCCGGACTCGCGACGGCGTACGCCGAGCGAGCCCGGCGGGCGGTCCGGCCCGGCGCGACGCGAGCTCGGTGGTCGGTCCGACCCGAGCCCGACCCGGCCCGACGCGAGGCCGGCCCGGCCCGCGCGTCAGTCGATCCGGTGATAATTGCGGGACGGTCTTCCGTTCTCATTTCCCGAGATGAGCTGCGGAAGGTGTCCGGCATCATCCGTTCGGTGATTCAAGAGAACCCGATCGGGAGGCAACCCTCGGGTAGCGTCACGCTCGATGTATACCTCGAACCGTCGGTGCGACCGCCCCGGCCGACTGCGCGCCGTGACGCAGGGCAAGTGCGCCCTGTTCCTCGTCGCGGCGGTGTTCGCCGCAGGTGGAGCAGCGCTGCCACCGGAGACGAAGACCGAGTTCGGCCCGGTCGGTGCAGTGTCCGAACTGGACGTCGACGACGGCGACGACCGGTCCTCCGGGTTCTCGGTCGACGTCCCCGGAATCGTCGCCGATGCGACGATCTCGATCGGCGGCGACGATTATCCGAATCCGCTGCGGTTGCAGAGCGGAAACGCCGTGGACGGGCCCGATTCGTGGGAGAACCTGCGTCGCCCGGAACTGCTCGCCGATTTCCGGGAGCACGTCTACGGGCAGAGTCTGCCGCTGCCGACCGAGCAGACCTTCGACGTCTCGACAACCGAGATCGGCGACGTGGTGCGCAAGACCGTCACGATCGGCGTCACCGGTCCGGAGGGTTCCGGCAGCTTCGACATGACGTTGTTCGTCCCGACGGGGGAGTCGACACCGCGTGGCACCTTCCTGATGATCGACCATCGGGGCTCGGTCGGTGACGATCCCGGCCAGTCCTCGGGCTACGCGCCCGTCTCGACGATCACCGACGCCGGGTACGCGTTCGCCGTCATCGACGCGAACGATCTCGCCCCCGACGACAGCGGCAGCTACCGCGACGGCGTGATCAACCTGTTCCACCCGTCCGGCCAGGACCTGCCCGACGACGCCGGCCGCGCGATCAGCGCCTGGGCGTGGGGCGCCAGCCGGGCGATGGACTACCTGGAGACCGATCCGGACATCGACCCGGCCAAGGTCGGCGTGATCGGCCACTCGCGCAGCGGCAAGGCGTCGCTGTGGGCGGGTGCGCAGGACACCCGGTTCGCCGCCGTCATCACGAACAACTCCGGATCGACCGGCGCGAAGCTCGCCCGCCGCGGCGACGGCGGGGTGGGAGCGGAGACGGTCGCCCGGATCAACAGCGCGTTCCCGCACTGGTTCCCGCAGACCTACCGCGAGTACAACGACAACGAGAGCGCGCTCCCCGTCGACCAGCACGAGCTGATGGCGCTCGTCGCGCCGCGGCGCCTGGTCGTCGGCAGTGCCACCGACGACTCCAACGCCGATCCGCAGGGTGAGTTCCTCGCCTACGTCGGCGCCGCCCGCGCCTACGAGCTGTACGGCCTGGGGGACACCGGTCTCGGCTCGAACGACTGGCGCCCGGAGACCGACCGCGGCCATCGGGGCCCGGCGATGAGCTACCACCTCCGGTCCGGCGGTCACGGCCTGTCCGGCGCGGACTGGGACATCTACCTCGACGGCGACCTGTTCTCCCGGGGCGCCGGCCGGGCAGGGCTCTGACCCGGACCGGCGGGGCTCCGACGCGAACCCCGGCGGGACCCGGCCTGGTTCGCGAAGATCCGCGTTCCGGGAGCGGCGGTGCATCCTGCGTACACCTGCGCTCCCGGAACGCGGATCATCCGGTTCCCGCCGCGATCAGCTCGCCGTGGTGACGTCGCGGCCCTCGGCGACCGCGACCGCCTCGTCGAACTCCCGCTCGATCTCGGCGTTCGGGGTGTAGGTCAGCGTGCTCACCACGACCGCCAGCAGCAGGTTCACCAGGAAGCCGGGCACGATCTCGTACAGCTCGACGCCCGCGATCGGCGGACCGTAGGTGTCCCACACGAACACCGTGACCGCCCCGCCGACCATGCCGGCGAGCGCACCCCAGTTGGTGAGCTTGCGCCAGAACAGGCACAGCAGGATCGCGGGCCCGAAGGACGCGCCGAACCCGGCCCAGGCGAACGCCACGAGATCCAGGATGGTGCCGCTCGGGTCGAGCGCGAGGACGCCCGCGATCACCGCGACCGCCAGCACGCAGGACCGGCCGAGGATCATCAGGGTGCGCGGCGAGGTGTCGCGCCCGAAGACCTTGTAGAGATCCTCGACGAACGCCGACGAGCTGACGATCAGCTGGCTCGACACGGTGCTCATGATCGCGGCCAGTACCGCGGCGAACACGAAGCCGACGACCAGCGGGTGCAGCAGGATCTGCGACATCGCGAGCACGACCAGCTCGGGATTGTCGAGCTCGTTCGGCGTGGTCCGGAAGAACGCGATGCCCACGATGCCGCAGGTGACCGCCCCGAGCAGGGACAGGATCATCCAGCTCATCCCGACCCGGCGGGCCGGTCCGGCGGACGCGGCGTCGCGCATCGCCATGAAGCGCACGATGATGTGCGGCTGGCCGAAGTAGCCCAGGCCCCACGCCGCGGCCGAGATGATGCCGAGCACCGTCGCACCCGACAGTGCGGCGCCGCCGAGCAGCGACAGCCGGTCCGGATC is from Pseudonocardia autotrophica and encodes:
- the putP gene encoding sodium/proline symporter PutP — encoded protein: MYDQTFQIVALVVYFALMMAIGYYAYRQTSDHEGYMLAGRKLPPWTAALSAGASDMSGWLMMGLPGAIYAAGLIEAWIAVGLTVGAYLNWRFVAPRLRSYTEVARNSITIPSFFENRLHDTSRSLRVASGAIVLVFFTFYVSSMMVAGGEFFQLAFGGSYLTGMLIVAVVTLAYTMIGGFLGASLTDVVQGTMMLLALLIVPVIAIFSVGGIGETTAAVTAVDPDRLSLLGGAALSGATVLGIISAAAWGLGYFGQPHIIVRFMAMRDAASAGPARRVGMSWMILSLLGAVTCGIVGIAFFRTTPNELDNPELVVLAMSQILLHPLVVGFVFAAVLAAIMSTVSSQLIVSSSAFVEDLYKVFGRDTSPRTLMILGRSCVLAVAVIAGVLALDPSGTILDLVAFAWAGFGASFGPAILLCLFWRKLTNWGALAGMVGGAVTVFVWDTYGPPIAGVELYEIVPGFLVNLLLAVVVSTLTYTPNAEIEREFDEAVAVAEGRDVTTAS
- a CDS encoding glucuronyl esterase domain-containing protein, which encodes MTQGKCALFLVAAVFAAGGAALPPETKTEFGPVGAVSELDVDDGDDRSSGFSVDVPGIVADATISIGGDDYPNPLRLQSGNAVDGPDSWENLRRPELLADFREHVYGQSLPLPTEQTFDVSTTEIGDVVRKTVTIGVTGPEGSGSFDMTLFVPTGESTPRGTFLMIDHRGSVGDDPGQSSGYAPVSTITDAGYAFAVIDANDLAPDDSGSYRDGVINLFHPSGQDLPDDAGRAISAWAWGASRAMDYLETDPDIDPAKVGVIGHSRSGKASLWAGAQDTRFAAVITNNSGSTGAKLARRGDGGVGAETVARINSAFPHWFPQTYREYNDNESALPVDQHELMALVAPRRLVVGSATDDSNADPQGEFLAYVGAARAYELYGLGDTGLGSNDWRPETDRGHRGPAMSYHLRSGGHGLSGADWDIYLDGDLFSRGAGRAGL